One part of the Anser cygnoides isolate HZ-2024a breed goose chromosome 9, Taihu_goose_T2T_genome, whole genome shotgun sequence genome encodes these proteins:
- the MAP3K13 gene encoding mitogen-activated protein kinase kinase kinase 13 isoform X2, which produces MHTHGIMASTQERLSLSSSPNSIGKAFCEDKDFGRIQDEHGPTGNHPSPELIEDVREKGLLQADLIENMSSPVTAAVLTSISEDSRDQFENSVLQLREQDESEAAIPQGNRSTMDGESNSGADDVKVQFNRSGSGSGGFLEGLFGCLRPVWNIIGKAYSTDYKLQQQDTWEVPFEEISELQWLGSGAQGAVFLGKFRAEEVAIKKVRDQNETDIKHLRKLKHPNIIAFKGVCTQAPCYCIIMEYCAHGQLYEVLRAGRKVTPRLLVDWSTGIASGMNYLHLHKIIHRDLKSPNVLVTHTDAVKISDFGTSKELSDKSTKMSFAGTVAWMAPEVIRNEPVSEKVDIWSFGVVLWELLTGEIPYKDVDSSAIIWGVGSNSLHLPVPSTCPDGFKILMKQTWQSKPRNRPSFRQTLMHLDIASADVLATPQETYFKSQAEWREEVKKHFEKIKSEGTCIHRLDEELIRRRREELRHALDIREHYERKLERANNLYMELSAIMLQLEVREKELIKREQAVEKKYPGTYKRHPVRPIIHPNTVEKLMKRKGVSHKPGSQTKRPDLLKSEGIPSTEAASNGSPVSGSPKMSTLSGKSRYRSKPRHRRGNSKGSYNDFAGILKNQPVQDDAPPPPPHNHSHPPGLPQQHGHGHPHGHHSRLHAHGQDIANCANNLRYFGPAAALRSPLSNHAQRRMSGSSPDLISTAMEADCRRNLESKESKADHWECCKTDPYNSCLQCRDEDSGQVQMSSVETGMSHSQSPSVSLYENAQYIEKMEEEGFSNGTSASALGTPQHMASSVLPCKARPIQKSGDDSSEEEEGEVDSEVEFPRRQRPHRCISSCQSYSTFSSENFSVSDGEEGNTSDHSNSPDELATKLEDELAEKLEDMLSQTPEIPIEISTQSDGLSDKECAVRRVKTQMSLGKLCADEHSCENPAQFGESDCDSSEGECSDATVRTNKPCSSATW; this is translated from the exons ATGCACACTCACGGCATCATGGCCAGTACTCAGGAGCGCCTGAGCTTGTCTTCCTCTCCAAACTCGATCGGCAAAGCTTTCTGTGAAGATAAAGACTTTGGTAGGATACAAGATGAACATGGACCTACTGGAAACCACCCGTCCCCTGAGCTCATAGAGGATGTGCGTGAGAAGGGCTTGCTGCAGGCAGACCTCATCGAGAACATGAGCAGCCCGGTCACTGCAGCAGTGCTGACCAGCATCAGCGAGGACTCTAGGGACCAATTTGAGAACAGCGTGCTGCAGCTGCGGGAGCAGGATGAATCTGAAGCAGCCATTCCTCAGGGCAACAGGAGCACTATGGATGGAGAGAGCAACAGTGGAGCAGATGACGTCAAAGTCCAGTTCAACAGATCAGGCAGTGGGAGCGGTGGGTTTCTCGAGGGACTCTTTGGTTGTCTGAGGCCCGTGTGGAACATCATAGGCAAGGCATACTCCACAGACTACAAACTGCAACAGCAAG ATACCTGGGAGGTCCCGTTCGAGGAGATCTCGGAGCTGCAGTGGCTGGGCAGTGGTGCTCAAGGAGCCGTCTTCCTGGGCAAATTCCGGGCGGAGGAGGTGGCCATCAAGAAAGTGAGAGATCAGAATGAAACGGATATCAAGCACCTGCGGAAACTCAAACATCCTAACATCATTGCCTTCAA GGGAGTTTGCACTCAAGCCCCATGCTACTGTATCATCATGGAGTATTGTGCACATGGACAGCTCTACGAAGTCTTGCGAGCAGGCCGGAAAGTCACTCCTCGGCTGCTTGTGGATTGGTCCACTGGGATCGCTAGTGGGATGAATTATCTGCACCTTCACAAGATCATCCATCGAGACCTCAAGTCACCAAA tGTTTTAGTTACACACACAGATGCAGTTAAAATCTCAGATTTTGGTACATCTAAAGAACTTAGTGataaaagtacaaaaatgtcttttgcgGGAACTGTGGCTTGGATGGCCCCAGAGGTGATACGCAATGAGCCTGTCTCCGAAAAAGTGGATATCTG GTCGTTTGGGGTAGTTTTATGGGAGCTGCTAACAGGAGAGATTCCCTACAAGGATGTGGACTCCTCAGCCATCATTTGGGGAGTGGGCAGTAACAGCCTGCATCTTCCTGTTCCTTCCACCTGCCCGGATGGCTTCAAAATCCTCATGAAGCAGACCTG GCAGAGCAAGCCCCGGAATCGTCCCTCCTTCCGACAGACACTGATGCACCTGGATATTGCATCTGCTGATGTGCTGGCTACTCCTCAGGAAACCTATTTCAAATCACAG GCTGAATGGAGAGAAGAAGTGAAGAAGCATTTTGAGAAGATTAAAAGTGAAGGAACTTGTATCCACCGGCTAGATGAAGAATTGATTCGTCGTCGAAGAGAAGAGCTGAG acatGCGTTGGATATCCGCGAGCACTATGAGAGGAAGCTGGAGCGAGCCAATAACTTATACATGGAGCTCAGCGCTATtatgctgcagctggaggtccGTGAGAAGGAGCTCATAAA GAGGGAACAAGCAGTGGAAAAGAAGTATCCTGGGACTTATAAACGCCACCCAGTCAGACCAATAATCCACCCCAATACAGTGGAGAAGCTGATGAAGAGGAAAGGGGTCTCCCATAAACCAGGCAGCCAGACCAAACG GCCAGATCTACTGAAGTCAGAGGGCATACCcagcacagaagcagcatctAACGGCTCACCAGTCTCAGGAAGTCCCAAAATGTCAACACTGAGTGGCAAAAGTCGCTACCGTAGTAAGCCACGTCACCGCCGAGGGAACAGCAAAGGCAGCTACAACGATTTTGCAGGGATCTTGAAAAACCAGCCAGTGCAAGATGATGCACCCCCACCTCCACCTCATAATCATTCTCATCCTCCTGGTCTACCGCAGCAACATGGCCACGGCCATCCCCATGGCCATCACTCACGGCTTCATGCCCATGGACAAGATATTGCCAACTGCGCAAACAACTTAAGGTACTTTGGCCCCGCAGCAGCGCTGCGGAGCCCTCTCAGTAACCACGCGCAAAGGCGGATGTCTGGTTCCAGCCCTGATCTCATCTCCACTGCCATGGAAGCAGATTGCCGAAGGAATCTGGagagcaaagaaagcaaagctgatCACTGGGAGTGTTGCAAAACAGATCCATATAATTCCTGTCTTCAGTGCAGGGACGAGGACAGTGGTCAGGTACAGATGTCATCTGTTGAAACAGGAATGAGCCATTCTCAATCACCGTCTGTTTCCCTATATGAAAACGCGCAGTACATTGAGAAGATGGAGGAAGAGGGCTTCAGCAACGGTACATCAGCGTCTGCTCTAGGCACACCCCAGCACATGGCTTCCTCAGTGCTACCATGCAAAGCAAGGCCCATTCAGAAG agtGGTGATGActcctcagaagaggaagagggcGAAGTAGACAGTGAAGTGGAGTTTCCTCGTAGACAAAG ACCTCACCGCTGTATTAGTAGCTGCCAGTCTTACTCAACCTTCAGCTCGGAGAACTTTTCTGTGTCAGACGGAGAGGAGGGGAACACCAGCGATCATTCGAACAGCCCGGATGAGCTGGCCACCAAGCTGGAAGACGAGCTGGCTGAGAAGCTGGAGGACATGTTGTCCCAGACTCCAGAGATCCCCATTGAAATCTCCACCCAGTCTGATGGGCTTTCAGACAAAGAGTGCGCTGTGCGGAGAGTCAAGACTCAGATGTCTCTGGGCAAACTTTGTGCAGATGAACACAGCTGCGAG aaCCCAGCACAGTTTGGAGAATCAGACTGTGACTCTTCCGAAGGGGAGTGTTCTGATGCCACAGTCAGGACCAATaagccctgcagctctgctacTTGGTAA
- the MAP3K13 gene encoding mitogen-activated protein kinase kinase kinase 13 isoform X1, with amino-acid sequence MHTHGIMASTQERLSLSSSPNSIGKAFCEDKDFGRIQDEHGPTGNHPSPELIEDVREKGLLQADLIENMSSPVTAAVLTSISEDSRDQFENSVLQLREQDESEAAIPQGNRSTMDGESNSGADDVKVQFNRSGSGSGGFLEGLFGCLRPVWNIIGKAYSTDYKLQQQDTWEVPFEEISELQWLGSGAQGAVFLGKFRAEEVAIKKVRDQNETDIKHLRKLKHPNIIAFKGVCTQAPCYCIIMEYCAHGQLYEVLRAGRKVTPRLLVDWSTGIASGMNYLHLHKIIHRDLKSPNVLVTHTDAVKISDFGTSKELSDKSTKMSFAGTVAWMAPEVIRNEPVSEKVDIWSFGVVLWELLTGEIPYKDVDSSAIIWGVGSNSLHLPVPSTCPDGFKILMKQTWQSKPRNRPSFRQTLMHLDIASADVLATPQETYFKSQAEWREEVKKHFEKIKSEGTCIHRLDEELIRRRREELRHALDIREHYERKLERANNLYMELSAIMLQLEVREKELIKREQAVEKKYPGTYKRHPVRPIIHPNTVEKLMKRKGVSHKPGSQTKRPDLLKSEGIPSTEAASNGSPVSGSPKMSTLSGKSRYRSKPRHRRGNSKGSYNDFAGILKNQPVQDDAPPPPPHNHSHPPGLPQQHGHGHPHGHHSRLHAHGQDIANCANNLRYFGPAAALRSPLSNHAQRRMSGSSPDLISTAMEADCRRNLESKESKADHWECCKTDPYNSCLQCRDEDSGQVQMSSVETGMSHSQSPSVSLYENAQYIEKMEEEGFSNGTSASALGTPQHMASSVLPCKARPIQKSGDDSSEEEEGEVDSEVEFPRRQRPHRCISSCQSYSTFSSENFSVSDGEEGNTSDHSNSPDELATKLEDELAEKLEDMLSQTPEIPIEISTQSDGLSDKECAVRRVKTQMSLGKLCADEHSCENPAQFGESDCDSSEGECSDATVRTNKPCSSATWKRRCFSFPPQE; translated from the exons ATGCACACTCACGGCATCATGGCCAGTACTCAGGAGCGCCTGAGCTTGTCTTCCTCTCCAAACTCGATCGGCAAAGCTTTCTGTGAAGATAAAGACTTTGGTAGGATACAAGATGAACATGGACCTACTGGAAACCACCCGTCCCCTGAGCTCATAGAGGATGTGCGTGAGAAGGGCTTGCTGCAGGCAGACCTCATCGAGAACATGAGCAGCCCGGTCACTGCAGCAGTGCTGACCAGCATCAGCGAGGACTCTAGGGACCAATTTGAGAACAGCGTGCTGCAGCTGCGGGAGCAGGATGAATCTGAAGCAGCCATTCCTCAGGGCAACAGGAGCACTATGGATGGAGAGAGCAACAGTGGAGCAGATGACGTCAAAGTCCAGTTCAACAGATCAGGCAGTGGGAGCGGTGGGTTTCTCGAGGGACTCTTTGGTTGTCTGAGGCCCGTGTGGAACATCATAGGCAAGGCATACTCCACAGACTACAAACTGCAACAGCAAG ATACCTGGGAGGTCCCGTTCGAGGAGATCTCGGAGCTGCAGTGGCTGGGCAGTGGTGCTCAAGGAGCCGTCTTCCTGGGCAAATTCCGGGCGGAGGAGGTGGCCATCAAGAAAGTGAGAGATCAGAATGAAACGGATATCAAGCACCTGCGGAAACTCAAACATCCTAACATCATTGCCTTCAA GGGAGTTTGCACTCAAGCCCCATGCTACTGTATCATCATGGAGTATTGTGCACATGGACAGCTCTACGAAGTCTTGCGAGCAGGCCGGAAAGTCACTCCTCGGCTGCTTGTGGATTGGTCCACTGGGATCGCTAGTGGGATGAATTATCTGCACCTTCACAAGATCATCCATCGAGACCTCAAGTCACCAAA tGTTTTAGTTACACACACAGATGCAGTTAAAATCTCAGATTTTGGTACATCTAAAGAACTTAGTGataaaagtacaaaaatgtcttttgcgGGAACTGTGGCTTGGATGGCCCCAGAGGTGATACGCAATGAGCCTGTCTCCGAAAAAGTGGATATCTG GTCGTTTGGGGTAGTTTTATGGGAGCTGCTAACAGGAGAGATTCCCTACAAGGATGTGGACTCCTCAGCCATCATTTGGGGAGTGGGCAGTAACAGCCTGCATCTTCCTGTTCCTTCCACCTGCCCGGATGGCTTCAAAATCCTCATGAAGCAGACCTG GCAGAGCAAGCCCCGGAATCGTCCCTCCTTCCGACAGACACTGATGCACCTGGATATTGCATCTGCTGATGTGCTGGCTACTCCTCAGGAAACCTATTTCAAATCACAG GCTGAATGGAGAGAAGAAGTGAAGAAGCATTTTGAGAAGATTAAAAGTGAAGGAACTTGTATCCACCGGCTAGATGAAGAATTGATTCGTCGTCGAAGAGAAGAGCTGAG acatGCGTTGGATATCCGCGAGCACTATGAGAGGAAGCTGGAGCGAGCCAATAACTTATACATGGAGCTCAGCGCTATtatgctgcagctggaggtccGTGAGAAGGAGCTCATAAA GAGGGAACAAGCAGTGGAAAAGAAGTATCCTGGGACTTATAAACGCCACCCAGTCAGACCAATAATCCACCCCAATACAGTGGAGAAGCTGATGAAGAGGAAAGGGGTCTCCCATAAACCAGGCAGCCAGACCAAACG GCCAGATCTACTGAAGTCAGAGGGCATACCcagcacagaagcagcatctAACGGCTCACCAGTCTCAGGAAGTCCCAAAATGTCAACACTGAGTGGCAAAAGTCGCTACCGTAGTAAGCCACGTCACCGCCGAGGGAACAGCAAAGGCAGCTACAACGATTTTGCAGGGATCTTGAAAAACCAGCCAGTGCAAGATGATGCACCCCCACCTCCACCTCATAATCATTCTCATCCTCCTGGTCTACCGCAGCAACATGGCCACGGCCATCCCCATGGCCATCACTCACGGCTTCATGCCCATGGACAAGATATTGCCAACTGCGCAAACAACTTAAGGTACTTTGGCCCCGCAGCAGCGCTGCGGAGCCCTCTCAGTAACCACGCGCAAAGGCGGATGTCTGGTTCCAGCCCTGATCTCATCTCCACTGCCATGGAAGCAGATTGCCGAAGGAATCTGGagagcaaagaaagcaaagctgatCACTGGGAGTGTTGCAAAACAGATCCATATAATTCCTGTCTTCAGTGCAGGGACGAGGACAGTGGTCAGGTACAGATGTCATCTGTTGAAACAGGAATGAGCCATTCTCAATCACCGTCTGTTTCCCTATATGAAAACGCGCAGTACATTGAGAAGATGGAGGAAGAGGGCTTCAGCAACGGTACATCAGCGTCTGCTCTAGGCACACCCCAGCACATGGCTTCCTCAGTGCTACCATGCAAAGCAAGGCCCATTCAGAAG agtGGTGATGActcctcagaagaggaagagggcGAAGTAGACAGTGAAGTGGAGTTTCCTCGTAGACAAAG ACCTCACCGCTGTATTAGTAGCTGCCAGTCTTACTCAACCTTCAGCTCGGAGAACTTTTCTGTGTCAGACGGAGAGGAGGGGAACACCAGCGATCATTCGAACAGCCCGGATGAGCTGGCCACCAAGCTGGAAGACGAGCTGGCTGAGAAGCTGGAGGACATGTTGTCCCAGACTCCAGAGATCCCCATTGAAATCTCCACCCAGTCTGATGGGCTTTCAGACAAAGAGTGCGCTGTGCGGAGAGTCAAGACTCAGATGTCTCTGGGCAAACTTTGTGCAGATGAACACAGCTGCGAG aaCCCAGCACAGTTTGGAGAATCAGACTGTGACTCTTCCGAAGGGGAGTGTTCTGATGCCACAGTCAGGACCAATaagccctgcagctctgctacTTG GAAGAGAAGATGtttctccttcccaccccaggAGTGA